In Colwellia sp. PAMC 20917, a single genomic region encodes these proteins:
- a CDS encoding LegC family aminotransferase has product MHNKLVKFVQDTYQTKEFIPLHAPTFAGNEKEYVNNTIESTFVSSVGKYVDQFEQQIEAFTGTAKAIATVNGTAALHTALYMAGVKSGDLVITQALTFVATCNALYHMGAEPVFVDVSKISLGLCPKALECYLEDNAFINNDGFSQHNVTQQVFRAVVPMHTFGHPVELEELMAVCVKWNLKLVEDAAESLGSFYKGQHTGTFGSFSAVSFNGNKVITTGGGGMVLCKNYEEGMHTKHVTTTAKVPHPYEFFHDEAGFNYRLPNLNAALGCAQMEVLPKFIQQKRALAQQYNNFFADSEFTFITEPDYAKSNYWLNAIICPNSETRETFIKETNAQGVMTRPIWKLMHRLPMFQNAKRGALPISEWLESTLVNIPSSPVNNGQ; this is encoded by the coding sequence ATGCATAATAAGTTAGTAAAATTCGTTCAAGATACTTATCAAACCAAAGAGTTTATTCCTCTTCATGCGCCTACTTTTGCAGGTAATGAAAAAGAGTATGTGAATAATACTATCGAGAGCACCTTTGTCTCTAGTGTTGGTAAATATGTTGATCAGTTCGAACAGCAAATTGAAGCCTTTACGGGTACAGCAAAAGCAATTGCAACAGTAAACGGTACGGCAGCATTGCATACCGCATTGTATATGGCAGGTGTAAAATCAGGTGATCTTGTTATTACTCAGGCATTAACTTTTGTTGCCACCTGTAATGCGTTATATCATATGGGCGCAGAGCCGGTATTTGTAGATGTATCGAAGATAAGTTTAGGTTTATGCCCTAAAGCGTTAGAGTGTTACCTCGAAGATAATGCCTTTATTAATAATGATGGTTTCAGTCAGCATAACGTTACTCAACAGGTATTTCGTGCGGTAGTCCCTATGCATACTTTTGGTCATCCTGTGGAGCTTGAGGAACTAATGGCTGTTTGTGTTAAGTGGAATTTAAAGTTAGTAGAAGATGCTGCTGAAAGTTTAGGTTCTTTTTATAAAGGGCAGCACACAGGCACTTTTGGTTCTTTCAGTGCAGTTAGCTTTAATGGTAATAAAGTTATTACCACCGGTGGTGGCGGTATGGTTTTATGTAAAAATTATGAAGAAGGTATGCATACTAAGCATGTAACCACTACAGCCAAAGTACCTCACCCTTACGAATTTTTTCATGATGAAGCTGGTTTTAATTATCGCCTGCCGAACTTAAACGCTGCATTGGGCTGTGCTCAAATGGAAGTATTACCTAAATTTATTCAACAAAAGCGAGCATTGGCGCAGCAATATAATAATTTTTTTGCCGATTCGGAATTTACCTTTATAACCGAACCTGATTATGCTAAATCAAATTATTGGTTAAATGCAATTATTTGCCCAAATAGTGAAACACGTGAAACCTTTATTAAAGAAACTAATGCACAAGGGGTGATGACTCGTCCAATATGGAAATTAATGCATCGATTGCCAATGTTTCAAAAC
- a CDS encoding UDP-N-acetylglucosamine 4,6-dehydratase yields MNTILPLIGRTEELFSGDIKNHETMLETIVSESSFLVLGGAGSIGQAVTKEIFKRNPKKIHVVDISENNMVELVRDIRSSFGYIKGDFQTFALDIGSIEYDAFIKADGKYDYVLNLSALKHVRSEKDPYTLMRMIDVNVFNTEKTMKQSAEKGSKKYFCVSTDKAANPVNMMGASKRIMEMFLMRRSADIAISTARFANVAFSDGSLLHGFNQRIQKRQPIVAPRDIKRYFVTPQESGELCLMSCIFGENRDIFFPKLSEALHLITFADIAVKYLDNLGYEPYLCTTEDEARELAHSLPQQGKWPCLFTDSDTTGEKDFEEFFTDNETLDMNRFENLGVIKNEALFDPELVTEFEQTISKLKKAQAWTKNEIVELFFKMIPAFGHKETGKYLDSKM; encoded by the coding sequence ATGAATACAATATTACCTTTAATTGGCCGTACTGAAGAATTGTTTAGTGGTGATATTAAAAACCACGAAACGATGTTAGAAACGATAGTGTCAGAATCTAGCTTCCTAGTTTTAGGGGGCGCGGGCTCTATTGGTCAAGCTGTCACTAAAGAAATTTTCAAGCGTAATCCTAAAAAAATTCATGTTGTCGATATAAGTGAAAACAACATGGTTGAGCTAGTACGTGATATTCGTAGCTCATTTGGTTACATCAAAGGTGATTTTCAAACATTTGCTTTGGATATTGGATCAATTGAATATGATGCATTTATAAAAGCGGATGGAAAGTATGATTATGTACTTAACCTGTCAGCATTAAAGCATGTTCGTAGTGAAAAGGATCCTTATACATTAATGCGCATGATCGATGTTAATGTTTTTAACACCGAAAAAACCATGAAACAATCTGCCGAAAAGGGCAGCAAAAAATATTTCTGTGTTTCTACTGACAAAGCTGCAAATCCCGTTAATATGATGGGGGCTTCTAAGCGTATTATGGAAATGTTTTTAATGCGCCGCAGCGCGGATATTGCTATATCAACAGCACGTTTTGCGAATGTAGCCTTTTCTGATGGTTCATTGTTGCATGGCTTTAACCAGCGCATCCAAAAACGCCAGCCTATAGTTGCTCCTCGTGATATAAAACGCTACTTTGTTACACCTCAAGAGTCTGGTGAGCTTTGTTTGATGTCGTGTATCTTTGGTGAAAACCGCGATATATTTTTTCCAAAATTAAGTGAGGCCCTTCACTTAATTACCTTCGCTGATATTGCCGTTAAATATTTAGACAATCTAGGTTATGAACCTTACTTATGTACAACAGAAGATGAAGCTAGAGAATTAGCACATTCATTACCGCAACAAGGTAAATGGCCTTGTTTGTTTACCGACAGTGATACTACGGGAGAAAAAGATTTTGAAGAATTTTTTACTGATAATGAAACCCTTGATATGAATCGCTTTGAAAACTTAGGCGTGATAAAAAATGAAGCTTTATTTGATCCTGAATTAGTGACAGAATTTGAACAAACAATTAGCAAACTAAAGAAAGCACAAGCTTGGACTAAGAATGAAATTGTCGAATTATTCTTTAAGATGATCCCCGCGTTTGGTCATAAAGAAACAGGCAAATATCTCGATAGTAAAATGTAG
- the wecC gene encoding UDP-N-acetyl-D-mannosamine dehydrogenase encodes MSFKTISVVGLGYIGLPTAAMFASRKIKVIGVDVNQHAVDTINRGEIHIVEPELDMLVHAAVTEGYLKATTTPEAADAFLIAVPTPFKSSLNKKSDSGIPEPDLSYIKSAAKAIATVLKKGDLVILESTSPVGATEQMAEWLAEARSDLSFPQHSGENADVNVAHCPERVLPGHVVRELVENDRVIGGMTTKCSERAIELYKTFVEGECVTTNARTAEMAKLTENSCRDVQIAFANELSIICDKLDINVWELISLANRHPRINILQPGPGVGGHCIAVDPWFIVSKTPEEAQLIHTARKVNDAKPLWVIDKVKIAIADFLQANPNKTAKDITIACYGLAFKPDIDDLRESPAMFITEKIAVMHSGLVVAVEPNIHHLPLTLRGVELVSFEVASTRSDIQLMLVDHKEFKEIEIYTGIVIDTKGIWR; translated from the coding sequence GTGTCTTTTAAAACAATTTCAGTCGTTGGCCTAGGTTATATAGGCCTCCCAACCGCAGCGATGTTCGCATCACGTAAAATTAAAGTCATTGGTGTAGATGTAAATCAACATGCAGTTGATACCATTAATCGTGGTGAAATACACATTGTAGAACCAGAATTAGATATGTTGGTCCATGCAGCAGTGACTGAAGGATATTTAAAGGCTACGACTACTCCAGAAGCAGCGGATGCTTTTTTAATTGCGGTACCAACGCCTTTTAAAAGCTCTTTAAATAAAAAAAGCGACTCAGGAATTCCTGAACCTGACTTGAGTTATATCAAATCAGCGGCAAAAGCTATAGCGACCGTATTGAAGAAAGGCGACTTGGTCATTCTAGAATCGACCTCACCTGTTGGCGCCACAGAGCAGATGGCTGAATGGCTTGCTGAAGCGAGAAGTGACTTAAGTTTCCCACAACACTCTGGTGAAAACGCCGATGTGAATGTTGCTCATTGCCCTGAACGCGTTCTCCCTGGGCACGTTGTACGTGAACTCGTTGAAAATGACCGGGTAATCGGTGGAATGACAACTAAGTGTTCTGAACGTGCAATTGAGTTGTATAAAACCTTCGTAGAAGGTGAGTGCGTAACAACCAATGCTCGTACAGCTGAGATGGCAAAGTTAACTGAAAACTCATGCCGTGATGTACAAATTGCCTTTGCCAATGAATTGTCAATCATTTGTGACAAGTTAGATATAAATGTATGGGAACTTATTTCTTTAGCAAATAGGCACCCTCGTATTAATATATTGCAACCAGGACCAGGCGTTGGTGGGCATTGTATTGCCGTAGATCCTTGGTTTATTGTTTCAAAAACACCAGAAGAAGCTCAATTAATACACACGGCTCGTAAAGTAAATGACGCTAAGCCACTTTGGGTAATTGATAAAGTAAAAATAGCTATAGCAGACTTTTTACAAGCTAATCCGAATAAAACGGCAAAGGATATTACTATTGCTTGTTATGGTTTAGCTTTTAAACCTGATATTGATGATTTACGTGAAAGCCCTGCAATGTTTATCACTGAAAAAATTGCTGTAATGCATTCAGGACTAGTCGTCGCTGTTGAACCAAATATACACCACTTACCCTTAACACTCCGAGGTGTAGAATTGGTAAGTTTTGAAGTGGCATCTACAAGATCTGATATTCAATTAATGCTAGTGGATCATAAAGAATTTAAAGAAATAGAAATATATACTGGTATTGTTATTGATACAAAAGGTATTTGGAGATAA